A segment of the Hypnocyclicus thermotrophus genome:
ACTTTTTTGAATATTAACAGAATAAAATATGATTTAAATATCTTAGCAATAATAGACAAATATTTACTGAAAAAAAGTAAACAACAGGATAAAATTAATGCTGAGGAAATATTTAGTGATTTAAAAGATATATTAATTGAAAATAATATTAAAAATAAACAAACACTATATTCAATTATTAAATATAATTATGAAGAAAAATATAATATTGGGAAGGGAAATACTTTAGATATATTTTTAAATGATAATATTGAGAAACTTAGCAAAGAGGAACAGGTCGTAAATATTGTTAGAAAATATAATAATCCTATCAACAAAGAAATTATCTTAAGAAAACTAAACTGGAAACTCTTTAAACTTGAAGATACTATATCTAAATCAAGTAAAATTATTTCTTGGGGAAGAAATTTAATAACATTAATTGAAACAATAAAAATAACGAAGGATCAGAAAAGAAAATTAAATGATTTATTAAATCAAAAAATGGAAAATGGATTTACAACAAGCCATATCCTTTTGAATGAATTAAGATTTGATTCAGAACTTAATAAAATAATAAAAAATAATAATATAGAGAATTCATTTCAATTAGCTTCTATTATAAAAAATATATTTACAAATATTGGAGGACGTACATTATTTCTTTATAAATTAAATAGTGGTATTACTTCTATAGAAAAGGTTATAAAAAATAAATTTACTGAAATTTTATTAAAAGAAGATTTAAAGTTTTTTTTAGAAGAATACGGATATAAGAGTGGGGCTATTGCACAAATTTTGGGGAAATTATTAAAAAAAGAAATTTTTGTAGAAATAAGTCGTGAAGAAATAATTCTAAAAGAAAAATTAAATATACCTAATGACGTATATAATAAAGTAAAAGATATTATTGAGGATAATTACTTTAAAAATGAATACTTAAGTTTGCATAGTATAGAAGGGTATAGAAAAATTTTACCCAAAATACAATATAAGTGGAATCCTCATTTATTAGGAACGATATTAAAAAATGTAGGATATAGAAAAATAGAAAAGAGTAACGGTGATTATAGATATAATAAAATAATAATTGTAAGGGAAGATAGCCATATAAAAACATTTGAAGATTTAGTTTACCATATTTTAGAAAAAGAATATAATGGAATTTTTCATGAATTAAAAGTATATGATTTTTTAGTTGAAAAAAAAATAATAAATGGCAGAGAGTATATTGAAAATAAGAAATTACCATTGGAAATAAAAAAGTCAGAAATAATTAAAATTGATAAAGTTGGTAGAATTGAGTTGGTGAAGTAGAATTTCATTAAATGATTTAAACTTAAAATTTAAATATAGATCTGATATTGATGAGCTTTATAAAGATTTTTATATAAAATATCATGAAAATTTGGAATATTTTATGATAAATATAACAATCAAGTTTTATTTTCAGGTTCATCAAATGAAACTATAGGAGGTATGAAAAATAATTTTGAAAAAATAGATGTGTTCATAGAATCTAATAATTTAATGAGGATAAAAGATGCAATATATGATTTTGAGCGTTTATGTGAAAATAAAACAAAAAGATTAGAAGTCATAAAATTACTAATGGAAGTAAAAAATAAAATACTTTCTTTTAGGAAGGATAGAAAATTAATGAATACAAATTATAAAAAAGAAAATATAATAACTCCAAGAGATTATCAAGTAGAGGCAATAAATGCACTAAAGAATAATAACTATAAAGGAATATTTGAGATGGCAACAGGTACGGGAAAGACCATTACAAGTATTTTATGTGCTAATAACTACTATATCACAAATAAAAGGATATTTTTGATAATATTAGTTCCTTTTATTCATTTGATAGAGCAATGGATATTAACTCTTGAGAAACTTAATTTTGAAAACATTTTAAAATGTTTTGGAAATAAAAACAAGTGGATATATCAAATGAGAGAAAAAGTCAGAGATTATAATATAAATATTAGTAAAAAAGAGGTAATAATTACTACATATAAAACAGCTTCTTCTAAAGATTTTAATGATATAATTTTCAAATTAAAAGGAAAAGGGTTTTTAATAGCTGATGAATGTCATTATTTTGGGATTAAAAGCTTAAGATATAAAATAGACGGTAGATTAGGATTGTCCGCAACTCCAAATCGCTGGTGGGATAAATCAGGTACTGATTTTATTTATGAATATTTTGAAAAAACTATTTATGAATATAATATGGAAAAAGCAATTACAAAAGGAAATCTTATTAAGTATAATTATTTTCCGATAAAAATTGACTTATCAGAAAAAGAAATAAAGGATTATCAAAAGTTAACCAAGCATTTAGTATATTTGTTTTCAGAAAAGAAAAAAGACAAACAGAAAATTGAACAAATAACAAGAAAAAGGTCATCTATCCTATCAAAAGCTGTTAATAAAAAGGAAATTTTATTTAAAATATTATCAAATAAAAATTTTGATGAAATATCACATACATTGCTGTATTGTGCACCAGGAGAAATTAATGAATTAACTAAATCAATTGCTAATTTAGGAATAAAAGTTTATAGATTTGACTCAAAGGTAAAAAAAGTTGATAGAGAAATGTTATTAAAAAATTTTGAAAATGGTAAAATTCAAATACTTGTTGCAATAAAATGTTTAGATGAAGGAGTGGATGTTCCAAGTACAAAAGAAGCTTATTTTCTTTCAAGTACTTCCAATCCTAGAGAATTTATACAACGACGAGGTAGAATATTAAGACCTGCACCAAATAAAAAAAATGCAAATATTTATGATTTTATTGTAATTCCAAAGAACGTAGATGAAGTTTTATTTAAGAATATTGTTTCTAAAGAAATGCCACGTTTTGCTGAATTTTCAAAATATGCATTTAATGAGTTTTATGCTAGGAAAGAAATAAAAAAATACTTAGAAAAATATAACCTTTCTTATTTAATGGACAAATTACCTTGGGATATATATAACGAATTTCAAAATGAATGGGAGGATAATGAATGGATATAAATTCAATATTAATAAAAGAAATTGAAGAAAATTTTCCAGTAGAAGTTAAAGAGTTGGCTATAATTATTTTGTCTGAATTAAATAAAAATAAATCAAATAGACAAATAGAAGAAATCATTTTAGAAGAATTAAGAGAATCGTTTATATAGGAGAAGACGTAAATGAAAATATTGAAAATATATTTAGAAAATTTTAGACAATTTTATGGAAAACAAGAGATTGTTTTTTCAAAAGGAGAAAAAAATATAACTGTAATATTTGGAGAAAATGGAAAAGGAAAAACAAGTATTTTTAGAGCTTTAATATTTGCTTTATTTGGAAACAAGTTTTTGGAACAAGATAATGAGAAAGAAAAGATACATTTAGTAAATTTTAATATTCTTGACGAAAATATTGGATGTCCTGTAGAGGCTTGTGTTAAAGTTGAATTTGAAGAAAATGGAAAAGTTTATTTTTTAGAAAGAAGTATTACTGGGTATAAAGTGAAAAATGAAATTGTAGAAAAAGTTAATAAAGCAAAGTTGTATATGCAAGATAGTAAAGGTAATTATTCTGGAGATCCAATAGTAGATGAAAATTTTATAAAAAGTCAAATAGAAAAAATTATTAGCTCAAATATAAAAGATTTTTTTCTTTTTGATGGTGAAAAAATAGATGCACTTGCAAAAACTAATATACTTATTAGAAAAAAAGTGAAGCAAGGTATAGTTCAATTGTTACAAATTGATAAATTAGATAAATCAATAGAAATTACTAAAAATTTATATAACAAAGAGAATAAACTAATTTCTACTCAAAGTAGTAATATGAATATAAAAAGCATAGAAGAACGAATAGAAGATAAGATGAAAAAATTGAATGAAAACTTTGAAGTAATAAAGAAAAATGAAGAAGAACTTGAATTTTGTAAAGAAGAACTTGATGAAATTGATA
Coding sequences within it:
- a CDS encoding DEAD/DEAH box helicase family protein, yielding MKNNFEKIDVFIESNNLMRIKDAIYDFERLCENKTKRLEVIKLLMEVKNKILSFRKDRKLMNTNYKKENIITPRDYQVEAINALKNNNYKGIFEMATGTGKTITSILCANNYYITNKRIFLIILVPFIHLIEQWILTLEKLNFENILKCFGNKNKWIYQMREKVRDYNINISKKEVIITTYKTASSKDFNDIIFKLKGKGFLIADECHYFGIKSLRYKIDGRLGLSATPNRWWDKSGTDFIYEYFEKTIYEYNMEKAITKGNLIKYNYFPIKIDLSEKEIKDYQKLTKHLVYLFSEKKKDKQKIEQITRKRSSILSKAVNKKEILFKILSNKNFDEISHTLLYCAPGEINELTKSIANLGIKVYRFDSKVKKVDREMLLKNFENGKIQILVAIKCLDEGVDVPSTKEAYFLSSTSNPREFIQRRGRILRPAPNKKNANIYDFIVIPKNVDEVLFKNIVSKEMPRFAEFSKYAFNEFYARKEIKKYLEKYNLSYLMDKLPWDIYNEFQNEWEDNEWI